Genomic segment of Archaeoglobus neptunius:
CCTGCAATGTGATCGAATATCTTGCTGACATCCCCATCATCAGCGATGTGTATGTCTGAAAAAACGGCCACAGGCTCAGCCCCCATCACGTAAACGTCTCTCATCGCTGCCCTTGTTACATGAAATCCAGCTATGAAAGGAAACTCGCTCAGTCTTGAATGAATTCCGTCAATCGCAACGCTGATGTATAAATCCCCGAACTTGACAACTCCTGCATCGTCCAGATCCTTCGATGATACGACAGCTCCGGAACTTCCAATCACTTCAGCAATCTTCTCATGAACGTAAAAATCACCTCTACCCCTTGAACCAACACCAAACCTTCCCATCGTCACTCCCGATTTGTAGTAGTCGAGGAGATAGTTTGATTTGCCGTATGCGTTTTTAACCTCCACGATAACGGCTTCGGCCCACCTTTTCGCCCTATCCATATCCCAGTTTTTGATCTCCGCTATTCTTTCTGCAAGCAGCTCTTTCACCCTGTCTTCACTCATTTTTTCAAGCATTCTTCTTGCGTACCCCTCAATGTCCATCGTTAATGGACGGTCTGCAGGGTTAATAAGCTGTTTGCCGTTCCAAAAATATAAAAAATAGGATTTAGTCTTCTATCTTCTCGAACTGGTCTTTGGAAGCTCCACAAACAGGACAGACCCAGTCATCCGGCAGGTCCTCCCACCTTGTTCCGGGAGGGACGTCACTTTCCGGATCCCCCTCGGTCTCGTCGTAAACGTATCCGCAAACCGTACACTGATACTTTGCCATGGGACTTCATGGTTGTTTACCATTATAATCCTTTCGTTTAACTCAAATAACGCAGGGTCGTTTTCCTAACAATGGAAAAAGTTGTGGTGGTGCACTACGGAGAAATAGCCACAAAGGGGAAGAACAGAGAATTTTTTGAACGAAAGCTGATTAATGCGATTAAAAGAGCTACTGGCAGGAAAGTCAGGCGTAAATTCGGGAGAATTGAGGTTGAATATGCGGATAGCATTGCTGAGAGGTTAAAAAAAATTCCGGGAATTAAGTACTTCGGTGTTGGGGTTAAGACCGGTACTGATATCGAGGAAATCAAGAAAGCAGCTATCAGAAGCCTTCCTGACGAGTTCAATTCGTTTAAGGTTGAGACTTCAAGAAGTAACAAGAATTTCCCTCTAAATTCGATTGAGATCAACAGAGAGGTCGGTGCTTACATAGTTGAGAGGACCGGAAAAGGTGTCAATCTCAGAAACCCGGATGTGACAGTTTGGATTGAGGTTTGCGATCGGGAGGTGTATGTTTACACCCGGAAAATTTCGGGGGTGGGTGGACTGCCTGTGGGAGTTGCGGGAAGGGTCGTTAGTTTGGTATCTGGGGGTATAGACAGTCCCGTTGCCTCGTTCATGGCCATGAAAAGGGGCTGCGAGATTGTAGCTGTTCACTTTTTCAACCGCACCATGCACTCACCTAAAGTAAGGGAAAAGATAAAAATTCTTGCAGAGAAGCTGGCAGAGTATCAGGGAGAGGTAAGGCTGTATATGGTTCCTTTCTATGAAATTCAGCTTGAGATTATAAAGAACGTTCCGGCAAGGCTGAGGATGATTGTATACAGGAGGAGTATGATGAGGATGGCGAACATGATTGCGGAAATGGAGGGCTGCAAGGCGGTTATAACCGGAGATAACCTGTCTCAGGTTGCGAGTCAGACTCTGGATAATCTAAATGTGATATACTCCGCATCGAAGCTGGCGGTCTTACCACCGCTGATCGGTATGGACAAGGAGGAAATAATCGAGATTGCGAGGAAGATAGGGACATACGATATATCAATCCTGCCTTATGATGACTGCTGCTCATTCATGATTGCGAGACATCCGGAAACCAGGGCGAATCTTGAGGACGTGACGAAGTATGAAAGCTTTGATAGGCTGGAAAGGGAAGCAATTGAGAAAAGCGAGGTGGAAGACGTAAGGGTGTTCTGATGAAGCTCGAGATGTGGTTGAAGATTTACGAGGCCATTCTTGCTGATTTTGAATTCAGCAGGGAGGAAGATGAGAAGGCGGCGAGGTTGATGGAATCACTCGGGAGAGGAAAGTTGCTCGACAAAAGCGTACTTGAAATTATACGTGGAAAAGAAGTGGCAGTGATCGGTGGTGCATATCGGGGTGAAGGGGTGGAGGAGAAGTTCAGAATCACAGCCGGTAAGGCAATCAATCTCGTGGACTTCGTACCAGACATTCATGTTACGGACATGGAGGAGGATGATAAAACCCTCGTAAATCTTGAGAAAAATGGATGTCTTTTAGTTTTGCACGCTCACGGTGACAATGTGGACAGAATAATGTCTGTTGTACCAAAAATCGGGAGATTCGTAGGGACAACACAGAGCATTCCGTTCAACAGAGTATACAACTTTGGTGGATTCACTGATGGTGACAGGGCGGCAGTAATCGCAAAAAGGTTTGGAGCGAAAAAGATAAAGCTTTACGGATTCGATTTTGAAAGGGCAGACACTGAGGTAAAGAAGAAAAAGCTCAAATGGGCAAGGATAATTCTCCGAAAGGAGGGGATCATATAAGGGCCCGTGGGGTAGTGGATATCCTGGAGGTCTCCGGAACCTCCGACCCGGGTTCAATTCCCGGCGGGCCCGCTTTTTTATGGTTGAGCAGTTTTGCAGTCAGTCAAACTTCAGAATCCTTGGCACGTTCTCATTATAGGGTGGATATATTACCCCGAACTCCGTGATCAATGCCGTGACATTTTTCAGCGGTGTTGGATCGAAAGCGGGATTGTACACATTCACGTCTGGCGGGGCAAGAATTCGATTTCCGCAGTAAATCAGTTCTTCTCTCCCTCTTTCCTCAATAACTACCTCATCAGCTTTTCTCCCCCAGTCGAAGGTTGCTTTGGGTGCAGCAACGTAAAATGGGACTCCATGCTCTTTAGCTACAACAGAAACAGTGTATGTTCCGATCTTGTTAAACACGGCATCCCTGACGATTCTGTCCGCTCCTACAATAACCTTGTCGATCATACCCTTCTGCATGACTATCCCAACCATTGAGTCGGTGATGAGCGTTACATCGATTCCATCCTGCATCAGCTCCCAGCATGTCAGTCTTGAACCCTGATTGAGAGGTCTTGTTTCGCAGGCTATGACTCTGATGTTCTTTCCCTGCTCGACAGCACTCCTCACAACCCCCAGTGCAGTCCCCCAGTCTACAGTTGCAAGTCTGCCAGCATTGCAGTAAGTCATGACAGTATCACCATCTTCCAGCAGTTCTGCTCCATACTCACCCATCTTTCTGTTTCTCTGTATGTCCTCCTCCGCAAGCTTCTCTGCTTCTCTCAGTGCCAGTTTTCTTATGTCATCCACACTCTCTCCTGTGAGGGCAACCTTTAGGACTCTCTCGATACCAACAAAAAGATTTACGGCGGTTGGTCTGGTCGATGCCAGAAATTCTGCGGCCCTCTTCAGCCACCTCTTCATCTCTTCCACATCCTTGAAGTCTCTCTCATGGGCAGCGAGGGCTATTCCGTAGGCTCCAGCAGCTTCAAGTGCCGGAGCTCCCCTCACTGCAAGTCTCTTTATGGCATCTCCAAGCTCTTCAACTTTTTTGCAGGTTATAACCTCAAATTTTTCCGGAATTTTCGTCTGGTCTATCAGCCTGACACCATCTTCCCAGAATATGGATCGCATGCGGGTAATTCTTACGATACTATTTCTTTGTTGCGCTTCATCACTTCAGAACTTTTCCCGTCATTTCTGCCCACAGCCTCAGATCGAGCTCGGCAAGGCTGATTCTTCTTTCTTCGGCGATGTCTCTCAGTATCTTTTCAATTTCAGCATACTTTCTGACTGTCAAACTTCCGTATTGCTCGATGTATTCGTTTTCTGTAAGCCACCTCAGTATATGGCGGTCTATAATCGCCACATCATCTCTTCCAACGTTCCTGAGGTAGTGGCTGGCCTCCTTCATCCCGAGGCCTTTTACCTTTAGGAGCCGTTTCCTTGCTGCAGCAGTGCTAAGCTGAAGAGCCCTCTCCACCAAATTGAAATTGCGAAAAGCCTCTCTGATATATTCTGTTTTCCTTCTCCAGAATCTGACTCCGGCCTTTCTGAGAGCGGATTGAATGTTATCACTCTCCAGCAGCGTCTGAAATTTTAAACCTGCCGCTGCAGATGAGTTGGCAGTGGATATGCAAAATGCAAGCTCGTTTTTCAGGTCGGCTTTAACCTTGAGATCCAGAAAAGGCCTGAAGTCAAAAATGACCTCTCCCTCTCTACCGAGAGTTTCAAATTCTGCCAGTCTCGACTTTATGGCCTTCCCAAGATCAAAGAACAAGGGCGTCACCAACGACGGCAATGTTTGTGGCAAATGATACCGCTGAAACACCGCTTTTCTCACACACGTCTATTGCAGAGTCCAGAATTGCGGCTTTTGACACAATTAGCGGTATTCCAGCTCTTGCACATTTCATCGCCATTCCCCTCGATATTCTCCCGGAAATGAGCAGGAACGTCTTTTTGAGTCTTATTCCGTTGAGCAATGCTGCTCCAATAACCTTATCAACTGCATTGTGTCTACCAACATCGTACCTTCTGTACAGCAAGCCATCTTTTCCCACTATGGATGCGACATGATACCCTCTGGTTCTCACGTATTCCTCAATTTCCAGATACTCGAGGGATTTTTTAATCTCGTCCATTGTAAATTTCGCTTCAGCCTCAACCTTCGGTATTTTTTCCTGCTCTCTGTAAACCCCAATACAGCCCGAAGACCTTATTGTGGTGCTGCTTTGGTTTCCGTTCAGCTTTACAAAGAGAACATCGTTATCTATATACGAAAAAATTATTTCATCGATTGATTTTACGATCCCCTCGGATACGAGAAATCCTACGGCCAGTTCTTTCAGGTTCTCAGGGGTGCACATTATGTGGTATGGGGTTTTACCAGCGAACAGTGTAATTTTGGCCTCCTTCGCCAGCTCAAGGGGTTTTCCAATTTTTTTAATCACATCATCTTGCCGAGGTAGGAATTAATAAACTTCACTTTTCAGAATAAGGGTTAAATATAACGAATAAATTTGGTAGAATATGGATAGGAGGTTCCTGCTCTTTGTCCTGTTTGGCACGCTGGCCACTTCCACCATGATGAATGCACCGGCCATATTCGTCGGTTATGGACTGGTTTATCTCGTGATGCTTCTTGCTTCGTGGCTGTTCAACCCAAAAAAAGCCTTTTTCGCGGTGTTGCTTAGCACCCTGTTATCGTTACCGATTCTGCTGATGACAAAAGCCGTTTTTGTGGAGGTGGCAGTTCTCAACGTTATTGTGAGAGCTCCAATTGCTTATGTGGCGTCATATGTAAGGTGGCGGAACGGTTTGCTCTCCTCAACCTTTACCCTGTCGGCACTTGAAACTTTCACTGCACTTCTCATCGCAATTCTATACTTCGGAGATGATGGCATACATGCGTCTCTCTCCATTTTCGGAATCCTGCTTGCACCTTTCGGATACGTGGTATACATGGCGATAGAAAACGGGGAGAAACTCAAAGCCACAGCGGGATTGTTTGCAGCATTTCTCTTTTACCTTTCACTGGTAACGTTTCCGGTTTTAGTCACCGTATTTTCATCCCTGCTTGCAGTTCCCCTTCTGACAAGGCGATCCAGGTCTCTGCTTGCACTTACTCTGGTTTTGCTCTTTGCGTCCTCTGCCTACGCCCTGACAGCAGATGACGGATTCAAAAACAACCTTAAGATTTCACTCTACCCGTTCAACCCCAAAAGCTGGAGTGAGGAGAGATGGAAACAGGAGAGCGGACTCTGTCCTGAGATGAGCGACGTCTTTGTCAACACTCACACGCCGGAAAGGCTTAGAATTATTGGAAGCTGCATAGAGATTACAGGAATTGTGAAAAAACCACCGTTTGTAGCAGGAGATGGCGACTACTGCTTTGATATCATCCCGGATAATAAAAACGCTCTCGGCATTGGGAACTACGTTCTGAGGAGGGGGGCACTGCACGTGGAGGTGGTTCCGAGGGATCAGATTGAGGTCTTAACGCCAGTTCAGGGTGTCTGTCCCGGCGATCTGGTGAAGGTCAGGGGAGTCTGGGTTGTCGACACAGATCACGGTATGTGGACGGAAGTCCATCCGGCATTCAAGATTGAAATCCTGAAATCTGGAGCGGATAGGCGGTGGCCTGAGTGTGTGATCGGGAAGGAGTTCGAGGAGTAAAGTTGGAACGTCTAAAAGTTTATAATTGATTGTTTGCAGTAATTTTCATGGATGAAATTGAATTTGCCACCAGGCTCCACGGCCATCTCAGCCCGGGCGTAGCCTTGGGAATAAGGATGGCCAGAATAGCGTACTCCAGGCTTAATGTGGGCTTTCGGGGAAAAGGTCTTGTCGGAATTGCTGAAACCAGCATGTGCATCCCTGATGCGCTTCAGATTGTTGCCGGAACAACCCCGGGAAACAGAAATCTGGTGGTCAGGGATTACGGAAAGCTTGCCCTTTCCATTGTGAGGTTCGATACAAAAGAAGGATACAGGGTGGCGATAAGAAAAGAAGCCGCCAGCGAATCTGAATTGATCAGGAAGTTTTTATTCAGGCTTGGGAAGCTCAGCAGGGAGGATGAGAAAGTGCTTGCAGAGGAGTTTCTTTCGCTCGATGAGAGGTTTTTTGATGTTAAAAAGATAAGGCTGACAATTCCGGTAGGGGGGATCAAGGAACCGATAGTTGAATGCGAGGTTTGTGGGGAACTTCAGCCTGCTGATTACGTTGTTGAAAAAGACGGTGGGAGAATCTGTTTTACCTGCAGTGGTGATGTGTATTTTGAGGTAATTTAACACCGAAAATTTTAGGGATAATTGTTAAAAAATTGCTTGCCAAAGTACAATTGGGGGTGATCTGGTGGGTTTAAGTAGAAGGGATTTTCTTAAAATTACCGCCCTTAGCAGTGCTGTTCTGACGGGTATGCAAACAGAATATTTCAGAAAGGCCATTGCTCAGCAGAGTCCGGACGAAAAGTTCGAGATTGTAAGGTCTGTTTGCTCACCAAACTGCACTGGAGCATGTGCATTCGATGCAATGGTTTATAAGGGAAGGATTGAGACCCTCACCCAGTCGGCCGACTATCCTGAGCCAGAATACAATCCTCGAGGATGCCTGAGAGGGCAGTCAATGGTGAACCTCATTTACGGTCCTGACAGGCTAAAGAGACCGCTGATCAGGGCAGGAAGGAGAGGGGAGGGTAAGTTCAGGGCTGTAAGCTGGGATGAAGCTCTCGATTACGCAGCAGACAGGCTGGCTGAAATAATGAGAAAATATGGGCCGGAATCTGTAGCCGTATCCGTGCAGGTTCCTGGAACCGGGTACGTCCACAAGGGGGCTCTTGTCAGACTGGCGAGCATGTTTGGCTGGAGCGTGATTCATGGCTACACGATGAACGGAGATCTCCCGGCCTTCTGGTCCCAGACCTTTGGTGTTCAGACGGAGGAATTTGAGTCCCTCGAATGGATGAAATCGAGGTACATAGCAGTATTTGGATCAAATGTGATGGTAACAAGACTTCCAGATGCCAAATTCCTCACCTTGGCAAGGGAGAGGGGGGCGAAGCTCATCGTGGTTGATCCGAACTTCAATCCAACGGCAGCGAAGGCTGATGAGTGGATTCAGATAAACCCCTCTACAGACGCAGCTCTGGCCCTGGGCATTGCTCACGAGATAATCAGGCGAAAGCTTTACGACGAGGATTTTGTGAAAACGTACACAGATCTTCCCATTCTCGTCAGGCTGGATACGAAAAAGAGGCTCAGGGCTTACGATGTAAGGGGGATCCAGGATGAGGCGGAGAAGCTGAAAAGCAGGATTCCTGAGTACAGGGATGTATTCGTTGTGTACGATGAGAAGAGAGGCTTTGTTCCTGTCGATCCGGAAACGCTGGAGAGGAACTTCAATCCGGTTCTTGAGGGTGACTTCGAAGTAGAGTTGGTGAGTGGGGACGTCGTGAAGGTTAAACCCGTATTTCAGCTTCTTAAGGAGGAGCTGGCTGGCTATACTCCAGAAAAGGTTGCTGAAATCATCGTTCCACCAAACAGAGAAAGAAGAGATTACGTTGAGATCCTAAGAAGGCTGGCGGTTGAAATGGCTACGGTTAAACCGCTGCACATCATTTACGGTGCGAGTAATTACCAGTGGTTCCATGGGGACCTTAAAGGTAGGGCCCTCTCGCTGATAGTGGCGTTGACGGGTAACGTAGGGAAAAGTGGGGCCGGAATATCTACCTATGCCGGGCAGTTCAAGATTCGCTGGCCGATCGGAGTTTGGTGGAGCTTTAAGGGTAGGAAAAGCAAATGGGTTACGTATCTCCTATGGATGAACAGAGAATACAGACAAGGTGAGGAGTTCAGGAAGTACAACAGGGAAACACCCTACCCTGAAAACGATGTTAAGGCCTTTGTTTTCGGCTGGAACAATCCGTTCGATCAGCATAATATGGCCAACAGGATGATTGAGTACGCTGAGAAAAACGATCTCGAGTTTATCCTCGCCATTGATTTCCAGATGACGACGTCCTGCAAGTGGGCCGATGTGGTTCTCCCCGGAGTTGCATGGTACGAGAAGTACGAGCTCACGGCCACGATTTTGCATCCTTACGTGCAGATCCAGAAACCGGCAATCGCGCCGTTGTTCGAGTGCATGCCTGAGATCTGGATCATAAAGGAGCTGGCAAAAAGACTGGTGGAGAGATGGGATGATGAGGAACTTAAGGGGAGTGTGGCGGAATTCTATCCGGACCCGCAGCTATTCGTGGAAGAGGAGAGAGCAAGATCCAATGGAGAGTGGAGTCTTGGCCTTGCGAGAGAGATTGCCAACAAAGCCTCTTTAAAGGCGATCGATCTCATGCTCGAAAAAGGGGGAGAGCTGGTTGAGGGAATAACTCTTGAAAAGCTGATGAAAGGACCTGTCCGGCTCAACCTGCCCACACCCAATAGACGGCAGATTCCATTCTGGGAGCAGATAAATCTGAAGAAGCCGTTTCCACCACAATCCTTCCCTGTTCCCATATCGAAAACTGCTAGATTCGTCAAAAGCGGTAGAATAGAGTTTTACAAGGAAGAGGACGTCTTCATAGACTTTGGAGAGACTCTTCCGGTACACAAGGAACCGTTCATCGATACCGAGTATAAAAGGAATCCGGAAGCGGCGATGAAATACAGGTATGTCTACGTAACGAGAAATGCTCTCTACAGGGTTCATTCCACTCACAGCAACAACATAACAATGCTCGAACTGCAGGACTACAAACCCAGGGTCTGGATGAATCCGGAGACTGCAAGGGAGAAGGGGATAGAGGAGGGAGACCTCGTTGAAGTCTACAACGATCGTGGAAGCGTCACTGGATATGCGGTCATGGATGCCGGCATTCATCCCTCCGTGATAGTTTTTGAGCAGGGGTGGTGGAGCAGATACCTGAGGGGGAGGTCGTACAATACCCTCACATATCCGTGGATCAAGGCAACACATCTCGCTTACTTTGTTCCCGGCATATGGGAGCCAACGACGGCGTGGAATGAGGCTGCATGTGATGTGAGAAAGCTGCAGTGAGGTGATGATATGGTCAGATACGGCATGGTTATTGACCTCAATCGGTGCATAGGATGCAGGAGCTGTGCAGTTATCTGCAAGATCCACAACTCGCTCCCTCCCGGCACCTGGTGGCACAGGGTGGAGACAATAGGGGCTAGGGAGCATCAGGTTTCTGTCGGGGAATTTCCGAACCTGACCGAGGTTTTCCTGCCGGTTCCGTGCATGCACTGCGACAACCCTCCGTGTGTGAAGGTCTGTCCTGTCGGAGCTACATGGAAGAGGGAGGATGGCGTTGTGCTCGTCGATTTTGAGAGGTGTATAGGTTGCAGGTACTGCATGACTGCCTGTCCCTATGGCGTGAGACAGTTCAACTGGCAGGACAGCGAGGAGAGCTTTA
This window contains:
- the rd gene encoding rubredoxin, translating into MAKYQCTVCGYVYDETEGDPESDVPPGTRWEDLPDDWVCPVCGASKDQFEKIED
- a CDS encoding 6-hydroxymethylpterin diphosphokinase MptE-like protein — translated: MKLEMWLKIYEAILADFEFSREEDEKAARLMESLGRGKLLDKSVLEIIRGKEVAVIGGAYRGEGVEEKFRITAGKAINLVDFVPDIHVTDMEEDDKTLVNLEKNGCLLVLHAHGDNVDRIMSVVPKIGRFVGTTQSIPFNRVYNFGGFTDGDRAAVIAKRFGAKKIKLYGFDFERADTEVKKKKLKWARIILRKEGII
- the thiI gene encoding tRNA uracil 4-sulfurtransferase ThiI; its protein translation is MEKVVVVHYGEIATKGKNREFFERKLINAIKRATGRKVRRKFGRIEVEYADSIAERLKKIPGIKYFGVGVKTGTDIEEIKKAAIRSLPDEFNSFKVETSRSNKNFPLNSIEINREVGAYIVERTGKGVNLRNPDVTVWIEVCDREVYVYTRKISGVGGLPVGVAGRVVSLVSGGIDSPVASFMAMKRGCEIVAVHFFNRTMHSPKVREKIKILAEKLAEYQGEVRLYMVPFYEIQLEIIKNVPARLRMIVYRRSMMRMANMIAEMEGCKAVITGDNLSQVASQTLDNLNVIYSASKLAVLPPLIGMDKEEIIEIARKIGTYDISILPYDDCCSFMIARHPETRANLEDVTKYESFDRLEREAIEKSEVEDVRVF
- a CDS encoding S-methyl-5-thioribose-1-phosphate isomerase, with product MRSIFWEDGVRLIDQTKIPEKFEVITCKKVEELGDAIKRLAVRGAPALEAAGAYGIALAAHERDFKDVEEMKRWLKRAAEFLASTRPTAVNLFVGIERVLKVALTGESVDDIRKLALREAEKLAEEDIQRNRKMGEYGAELLEDGDTVMTYCNAGRLATVDWGTALGVVRSAVEQGKNIRVIACETRPLNQGSRLTCWELMQDGIDVTLITDSMVGIVMQKGMIDKVIVGADRIVRDAVFNKIGTYTVSVVAKEHGVPFYVAAPKATFDWGRKADEVVIEERGREELIYCGNRILAPPDVNVYNPAFDPTPLKNVTALITEFGVIYPPYNENVPRILKFD
- a CDS encoding N-glycosylase/DNA lyase, with amino-acid sequence MFFDLGKAIKSRLAEFETLGREGEVIFDFRPFLDLKVKADLKNELAFCISTANSSAAAGLKFQTLLESDNIQSALRKAGVRFWRRKTEYIREAFRNFNLVERALQLSTAAARKRLLKVKGLGMKEASHYLRNVGRDDVAIIDRHILRWLTENEYIEQYGSLTVRKYAEIEKILRDIAEERRISLAELDLRLWAEMTGKVLK
- a CDS encoding FmdE family protein, producing MDEIEFATRLHGHLSPGVALGIRMARIAYSRLNVGFRGKGLVGIAETSMCIPDALQIVAGTTPGNRNLVVRDYGKLALSIVRFDTKEGYRVAIRKEAASESELIRKFLFRLGKLSREDEKVLAEEFLSLDERFFDVKKIRLTIPVGGIKEPIVECEVCGELQPADYVVEKDGGRICFTCSGDVYFEVI
- a CDS encoding molybdopterin-dependent oxidoreductase, whose amino-acid sequence is MQTEYFRKAIAQQSPDEKFEIVRSVCSPNCTGACAFDAMVYKGRIETLTQSADYPEPEYNPRGCLRGQSMVNLIYGPDRLKRPLIRAGRRGEGKFRAVSWDEALDYAADRLAEIMRKYGPESVAVSVQVPGTGYVHKGALVRLASMFGWSVIHGYTMNGDLPAFWSQTFGVQTEEFESLEWMKSRYIAVFGSNVMVTRLPDAKFLTLARERGAKLIVVDPNFNPTAAKADEWIQINPSTDAALALGIAHEIIRRKLYDEDFVKTYTDLPILVRLDTKKRLRAYDVRGIQDEAEKLKSRIPEYRDVFVVYDEKRGFVPVDPETLERNFNPVLEGDFEVELVSGDVVKVKPVFQLLKEELAGYTPEKVAEIIVPPNRERRDYVEILRRLAVEMATVKPLHIIYGASNYQWFHGDLKGRALSLIVALTGNVGKSGAGISTYAGQFKIRWPIGVWWSFKGRKSKWVTYLLWMNREYRQGEEFRKYNRETPYPENDVKAFVFGWNNPFDQHNMANRMIEYAEKNDLEFILAIDFQMTTSCKWADVVLPGVAWYEKYELTATILHPYVQIQKPAIAPLFECMPEIWIIKELAKRLVERWDDEELKGSVAEFYPDPQLFVEEERARSNGEWSLGLAREIANKASLKAIDLMLEKGGELVEGITLEKLMKGPVRLNLPTPNRRQIPFWEQINLKKPFPPQSFPVPISKTARFVKSGRIEFYKEEDVFIDFGETLPVHKEPFIDTEYKRNPEAAMKYRYVYVTRNALYRVHSTHSNNITMLELQDYKPRVWMNPETAREKGIEEGDLVEVYNDRGSVTGYAVMDAGIHPSVIVFEQGWWSRYLRGRSYNTLTYPWIKATHLAYFVPGIWEPTTAWNEAACDVRKLQ
- the fdhD gene encoding formate dehydrogenase accessory sulfurtransferase FdhD, with translation MIKKIGKPLELAKEAKITLFAGKTPYHIMCTPENLKELAVGFLVSEGIVKSIDEIIFSYIDNDVLFVKLNGNQSSTTIRSSGCIGVYREQEKIPKVEAEAKFTMDEIKKSLEYLEIEEYVRTRGYHVASIVGKDGLLYRRYDVGRHNAVDKVIGAALLNGIRLKKTFLLISGRISRGMAMKCARAGIPLIVSKAAILDSAIDVCEKSGVSAVSFATNIAVVGDALVL